In the genome of Pseudomonas sp. B33.4, the window TCGCCCTGCTCCAGCGCAAAGCCGTCTTCCGCCAGTTTGATCGCCGGGGCAATCATCTCCTTGCGCGGTTTGGTCCCGTATTTGCTCAGCGCCAGCTCCATGCCCGACACCGTGCCGGGCACGCCCACCGCCAAGTGGCCACGGGTGCTCAAGTCGGGAATGACGTTGCCTTCCTTGTCGAGGTACATGTTGGCCGTCGCGGCCAGCGGCGCTTTTTCACGGAAATCGAGGAAGGTCTTGCGTCCATCCGCCAGTTGAATGGTCATGAAGCCGCCACCACCGAGGTTACCGGCTGCGGGATACACCACCGCCAGCGCGTAACCCACGGCGACTGCCGCATCGACGGCATTGCCGCCACTTTTCAGTACGTCGACACCCACATGGGTGGCCAGATGTTGCGCGGTGACCACCATGCCGTTTTCGGCGGCAACCGGTGCGACTGACGCCGCGTGAGCCATGAGACAGCTGAGTGCCAGTGAGGTCGCTATCAGCGATTTGGCCAAAGGTTCGTACTTCATGAGTCGATCTCTTTTTTTGTTTTAGGGTCTGTGCAAAACAGAGGGGGAACGCGTCAAGAGCAACAAGCAGTATGGTCGGCTTTGCGTATTGCGCCTCCCCGTTGAGGCAGTATGCTGGGCGCTATTGCCGTCCTGATCCGGAGCCTGCCGTCATGCCTTATACGTTCATCACCCTGCCCTCGCCCGTCGGTGAGCTGAAGCTGGTCGCGAACGGCTTACGACTGGCAGCCATCCTCTGGGAAAACGACAAACCGAACCGCGTGCGCCTCGGGCCGATGACGGAAGCAAACGACAATCCGGTCCTGATTCGAACGGCTCGACAACTTGAAGAATATTTTTCCGGAACTCGAAGTTGCTTCGATCTGGAACTGGATTTCGTCGGTACGGAATTCCAGAAAAAGGTCTGGACGGCGCTACTGACTATCCCGTTTGGCGAGACGCGGACCTACAGCCAGATTGCCGAACAGATCGGCAATCCCAGCGCCGTGCGGGCAGTGGGCGCAGCGAACGGACGCAACCCGATCTCCATTGTGGCGCCGTGTCATCGAGTGATCGGCGCCTCGGGAAAGCTGACCGGGTTTGCCGGTGGACTTGAGGCGAAAGAGCGCTTGCTGACCCTTGAAGGTGGCGACTGGTTGCAGACTGGCAAAACCGGGGATTTGTTTTAGTCAGTTAATACGAATCAAGAGATCGCAGCCTTCGGCAGCTCCTACCTTGGAATGCGTTTTCCTGTAGGAGCTGCCGAAGGCTGCGATCTTTTGATTTATCAGTTAAACAAGTTATTCATCGCCGCATACTGCAACAGCATGATGGTCTTGGCGTCGCAGATCTCACCGCGCTGAAACGCTGCCAACGCTTCGTCGAAGCTCCACTCCAGCACTTCCAGTTCTTCGGTCTCCTCTTCCAGACCACCACCGTCGCTGACTTTCGACGCTGCATCATATTCAGCAATGAAAA includes:
- a CDS encoding methylated-DNA--[protein]-cysteine S-methyltransferase is translated as MPYTFITLPSPVGELKLVANGLRLAAILWENDKPNRVRLGPMTEANDNPVLIRTARQLEEYFSGTRSCFDLELDFVGTEFQKKVWTALLTIPFGETRTYSQIAEQIGNPSAVRAVGAANGRNPISIVAPCHRVIGASGKLTGFAGGLEAKERLLTLEGGDWLQTGKTGDLF